CCTACCACGCGGCTCGTGCCGTGGAGGGGGATGTGAAGGCGTACATATCCAGCCTGGGTGGCGAGCACGACCCAGGGAGCGGGCTGCCTGGCCGCCTGGAGGGCGATCACCCGGGCTTTGTTGACCGGGAGAGCAGCGACGCGCACTCACATTGACGGCCTGTCAGGCAGTCCTACTCCCCGCGCGACAGGCTGGCGCGGGGGCGCCGTTCCACTCCTCGCGAAAGGCCCGTCCTGCCTCGGGGCCCCGCGTGTCCCGGCGTTGGGCGCGGGGGTTGCACAAGCGGCCCGCTGGCCTGACGGAAGGCCACACGCGAGGAGAACGACATGAGCCTGAAGAAGACGCGCAGCACGCAGCGCCGCCGCCCGCGCGGCATGACCCTCATCGAGATCATGGTGGTGATCACCATCCTCGGTCTCATCATGGCCGCGGTGGGCGTGGCCGTCATTCCGCAGCTCGACGAGGCCAGGCGGGACACCGCGCGCCTGGACATCGCCAACCTCCACAACGCGTTGAAGCTCTACTACGCGAAGAAGGGCAAGTTCCCCGACACGAGCACCGGCCTGCGCGCGCTGGTGGAGACGCAGACGCTGGAGCAGATGCCCAGGGATCCCTGGGGCAACGAGTACGTGTACCTCAGCGAGGGCGGCAAGCCCGTCATCACCTCGTATGGCGCGGACAGCTCACCGGGTGGAGAGGGCGCGGACGCGGACGTGTCCTCGCGCGACCTGCAGAAGGACGCCGTGGCGCACAGGTAGCCGGTGGTGCGGCCGGAAGGGCAACCGCCATGTCCCCAGCGCGCGCGTGGGGGCATCGCGCGTGCGTCTCCGGACCTACCTTCCTGGGTGCGGAGGTGGATCATGGGACGCACGATCGAGATTCCGAGGGAGACCTGGGCCGTCTATTTCGACAACCTCACCCGGCGGGCGCTGAGCGAGCCCGTCCGGATCGAGGTGGAGAACCGGGACATCGGAGATCAGGAGCTGACGCGCAGGCTTCCCCTGGTGGGGATCGACCTGGAGACGAAGGGCTCGGAGGCTGGCGACATCGAGGTGACGGTGGGGGACGAGCGCCGGGAGCTCCTGCACCACATCGACGACGCGGTGCGCGTGTACCTCAAGGTGGACGACGAGGGGAACATCGACTGCCTGGAGATCGAGGACCGGGACAACGGCAAGACGCTCCTCTTCTTCGAGGGGAGCGGGGTGCCGGCCCAGTTCCAGCAGGGCTCCCCGGGCTTCGAGGCGTCCGCCCCGAGCCCATGAGAGGACTCGAGGGGCAGGGCCCCTGAGTGGCCGTTCCCCCGCCCACGCGTGCTCGCGGGCGGGGGGTGCTCCCGCCTACTACGGAGGCGGCTCGAGGTTGGACGAGATGGTGACGAAGCCCGAGTCGCCCACCTGCCACAGCTCCACGGGGGCGCGCGCCTCGCCGTTGGCATCGAAGTTCAGCGGGCCGCTGGCGCCCTCGATGTTGACGCCGCGGCCCGCGGCCAGCTCCGCCGCGAGGTAGGTGAAGTTGGAGTTGGTGAGCTGGGTGCTGGTGCTGCTCGTGCCGCTGGAGACGCGTGTGAGGGCCTCGGCCATCTTCGCTCCCGTCACCGCGTTGGAGGTGCTCAGGGAGTAGGACGCGCCCAGGGCCAGCAGGTACATGGCGTCATAGGCGTTGGAGGTATAGGCGTACGCGGCCGGGTCCTTCTTGTACTTGTCATTGAAGCGCGCGCTGAAGGTGCTGAAGGCCTGGCCGGTGCCCTGGGCCGGGGCGGTGCCGTAGAAGCCTCGGGCCTGGCTGGCCGCCAGCGTGTCCGCCAGCACGGCCGCGTCCTTCACGCTGTCGGAGAAGAACCAGTGGTGGCCGCTCTCCCGCTTGAGGTTGGTCCGGGTGGACGCCTCCCGGAGGATGGCCGTCGCGTCATCCGCGAAGCCGATCAGCACGGTGACGGTCGGGCCGTACGTCATGTCGAGCGAGTCCAGCACCGGCTTCACGTCGCTGCCCCGCTGGTAGAGGAAGGTGCGGTTGGGGATCCGCGCCGAGCCGGTGCTGAGCTGCTCGGAGATGATGTTGGAGAGGCCCTGGCCGTACGGATCCTCCACGTAGAGGATGCCCACCTTGCTCGGCGTGGTGCCACCGAAGAGGTCGCTCCGCGTGCGCAGCAGGTGGGCGATGACGCTGCCCTGGATGGCATCCGAGGGCGAGGTGCGCCACAGCAGGCCCACCGGGCCGCCGTTGGTGTCCTCCTTCACCGTGAGCTCCGTCGAGGAGGCGCTGTAGCTCATGGTGAGCACGCCCGCGGGGATCGTCACATCCGCCACCCCGAGCGTCTGGCTGCTGCCGGCCGTCAGCACCGCGGCCACCTTCTTGTCGTTCACCAGCCATTGCGCCTGCTTCTTCGCGACGTCCCGGCTGCTGCCGGTGTCGCAGAAGTACAGGGCGATCTTCCTGCCGCCGAGGGTCCGCTGATTGACCTCCTCCAGCGCGAGCAGCGCGGCGTTGAAGCCCTGCACGTCGGACTCGTCCTCGCTGGCTCCCGCCTCCGGGCTGGTGTGGAGGGGGAAGAGGCCGCCCATCCGGACGGCATCGGCGTCGGTGGAGCCATAGGGCTCGGCCCGGCAGCCGGCGGGCAGCGGCAGGCACACCCGCTGCGTGCACACCTGATCGCTCTGGCAGTCCGCGCTCGTCTCGCACTCGTCGAGCCCGGCCGCCGTGGTGAGGCTGCACCCGGCGGCCAGCACCGACATCACTCCCGTCAAGAACAGCGCGCGCATCAGAAGCTCACCTCCACACCGGCTCCGGTGCCCTGGGGCGCCGACGTCAGCCGGACCTTGCCGGGTTTCGCCACGGGCTCCTTGGGGTAGAGCAGGACGGCGGCCACCGCGCCCACCAGTCCCACCCCGAAGCCGATGTCCGCCACCAGTGCGTTGCTCCGGGTGGCGCTCTTCGCCGCCAGCTTCTCGTCCAGCGCCGTGGCGGAGTTGAACGCGGTGCGCGAGCCATTGGCCTGCAACCCGAAGAAGGCCCCCAGGCCCGCGCCCGCCAGCGCCACACCGCCCAGGGCGATGGACGTCACCTGCATGCGCTTGCGCGAGGCCTGCGCCTCCTCGTACGCCACCTTCAGCCGCTGCTGGTTGGCCTCGTCGGTGCGCCGGGCCTCCACCCGCTCGGCCTCCGCCCGTTTCCGGGCCTCCTCGTTCTCCGCCCGCAGCCGCTTGCGCTCGCTCTCCGCCTCCGCCGCCGCCTTCTGCTCCTTCTCCTTCTGCAGGCGCAGCCGGTCGATGGACAGGCGCGAGCGCTTGCGCAGCTGCGCGTCCTCCCCGTCCGTCAGGTACTTCTCGTAGTAGGAGATGGCCTCCGTCTCCTTGCCGGCCTGATCGTACGCGCGGGCGATGTTGTAGATGATGCGCGTGTCGTCCAGGGACTCGTTCGCCTTCTCCAGCAGCGCCGCGGCCTCCAGGTACTTCTTCTGGTCGTAGAGCCGCTCGGCCTGCTTGATGAGCTCCTTGGGGTTGCGCGAGCCACCCCGCTGGGCATGGGCGGGGGCGGGCGCGAGCAGGAAGGCCGCCAATAAAACCAAGACCAATCGCATGGTTGCGGAGCCTACTCCTGAACTCCCCACCGGGCGAAGGGGGCCCGCAAACGGCGGGGCCGCCCCACCTGGTGGCGGGACGGCCCCGGAAGACGGCGGGCCCTACACGGGCCGGTGGCTCAGCTGCCCAGGCGGGAGATGAGCAGCTTGCGCTGCAGCGTGAGCGCCTCGGGGGCCTTGAGGCCCAGCGACTCGAAGAAGGGCTCCTGGCTCTTGAGCTCGGCCTTCCACTCGTCCTCCTTGATGGAGGTGACCTCGGCGACGGCCTCCTGGGACATGTCCAGGCCCTTGAGGTTGAGGCCCTGGTCGGCGCGCGGCACCCAGCCCAGCAGCGTCTCCTCGGTGGGGACGCGGCCGTGCACGCGGTTCACGATCCACTCGAGCACGCGCATGTTCTCGCCGAAGCCCGGCCAGATGAACTTGCCGTTCTTGTCCTGGCGGAACCAGTTGACCTGGAAGATCTTCGGCGGGTGGGTGATCTTCTTCTGCATGTCCAGCCAGTGCTGGAGGTAGTCACCCATGTGGTAGCCGCAGAAGGGCAGCATGGCCATGGGATCACGCCGCACCACGCCCACCTTGCCGGTGGCGGCGGCGGTGGTCTCGCTGCCCATGGTGGCGCCGAGGAACACGCCGTGGGTCCAGTTGAAGGCCTGGAGCACCAGCGGGACGGTGTTGGAGCGGCGGCCGCCGAAGATGAGGGCGGAGATGGGCACGCCCATCGGATCGTTCGCCTTGGGGCTGAGCACCGGGTTGTTGGAGGCGGGCGCGGTGAAGCGGCTGTTGGGGTGCGCGGCCTTCTCGGTGCTGCCGCGCTTCCAGGGGCGGCCCTGCCAGTCGGTGAGCTCCTCGGGGACCTCGCCGTCCATGCCCTCCCACCACACGTCACCATCGGCCGTCATGGCCACGTTGGTGAAGATGGTGTCCTTGGCCACGGAGGCCATGGCGTTGGGGTTGCTCTTGTAGTTGGTGCCGGGGGCCACGCCGAAGTAGCCGGCCTCGGGGTTGATGGCCCACAGGCGCCCGTCCTGGCCCACGCGCATCCAGGCGATGTCGTCGCCCACGGTCTCGATCTTCCAGCCCTCGTACTCCTTGGGCGGGATCATCATGGCGAAGTTCGTCTTGCCGCACGCGGACGGGAAGGCGGCCGCCACGTAGGTGGTCTCACCCTTGGGGCTGGTGACACCCAGGATCAGCATGTGCTCGGCCAGCCAGCCCTCGTGCTCGCCGAGGTAGCTGCCGATGCGCAGGGCGAGGCATTTCTTGCCCAGCAGCACGTTGCCGCCATATCCGCTGCCGAAGCTCCAGATGGTGTTGTCCTGGGGGAAGTGGCAGATGTAGCGGCGGTCCGGGTTGAGGTCTCCCGTGCTGTGCAGGCCACGGTTGAAGTCGTTGGAGTCGCCGAGCATGTCCAGCGCGGCCTTCCCCATGCGGGTCATGATCCGCATGTTGAGGGCGACATAGACGCTGTCGGTGAGCTCCACTCCAATCTTGGCGTAGGGGCTGCCCAGCGGACCCATGACGTAGGGCACCACGTACATGGTGCGGCCCTTCATGCAGCCGCTGAAGAGGTGGGTGAGCTTGGTGTAGGCCGCCTCGGGCTCCATCCAGTTGTTGGTGGGGCCGGCGTCCTCCTTGTTCGTGGTGCAGATGAACGTGAGGTGCTCCACGCGCGCCACGTCATTGGGGTTGGAGCGGTGCAGGTAGCAGCCCGGACGCTTCTGCTGGTTGAGCGGGATGAGGATGCCTTCCTTCACCGCCAGGTCGGTGAAGCGCTTCTTCTCCTCCTCCGAGCCGTCACACCAGACGATGC
The sequence above is drawn from the Archangium gephyra genome and encodes:
- a CDS encoding DUF5335 domain-containing protein; amino-acid sequence: MGRTIEIPRETWAVYFDNLTRRALSEPVRIEVENRDIGDQELTRRLPLVGIDLETKGSEAGDIEVTVGDERRELLHHIDDAVRVYLKVDDEGNIDCLEIEDRDNGKTLLFFEGSGVPAQFQQGSPGFEASAPSP
- a CDS encoding ABC transporter substrate-binding protein, whose protein sequence is MRALFLTGVMSVLAAGCSLTTAAGLDECETSADCQSDQVCTQRVCLPLPAGCRAEPYGSTDADAVRMGGLFPLHTSPEAGASEDESDVQGFNAALLALEEVNQRTLGGRKIALYFCDTGSSRDVAKKQAQWLVNDKKVAAVLTAGSSQTLGVADVTIPAGVLTMSYSASSTELTVKEDTNGGPVGLLWRTSPSDAIQGSVIAHLLRTRSDLFGGTTPSKVGILYVEDPYGQGLSNIISEQLSTGSARIPNRTFLYQRGSDVKPVLDSLDMTYGPTVTVLIGFADDATAILREASTRTNLKRESGHHWFFSDSVKDAAVLADTLAASQARGFYGTAPAQGTGQAFSTFSARFNDKYKKDPAAYAYTSNAYDAMYLLALGASYSLSTSNAVTGAKMAEALTRVSSGTSSTSTQLTNSNFTYLAAELAAGRGVNIEGASGPLNFDANGEARAPVELWQVGDSGFVTISSNLEPPP
- a CDS encoding phosphoenolpyruvate carboxykinase (GTP) is translated as MASTQTAALQGTAPTKNTELLAWVAKMAQMTQPDSIVWCDGSEEEKKRFTDLAVKEGILIPLNQQKRPGCYLHRSNPNDVARVEHLTFICTTNKEDAGPTNNWMEPEAAYTKLTHLFSGCMKGRTMYVVPYVMGPLGSPYAKIGVELTDSVYVALNMRIMTRMGKAALDMLGDSNDFNRGLHSTGDLNPDRRYICHFPQDNTIWSFGSGYGGNVLLGKKCLALRIGSYLGEHEGWLAEHMLILGVTSPKGETTYVAAAFPSACGKTNFAMMIPPKEYEGWKIETVGDDIAWMRVGQDGRLWAINPEAGYFGVAPGTNYKSNPNAMASVAKDTIFTNVAMTADGDVWWEGMDGEVPEELTDWQGRPWKRGSTEKAAHPNSRFTAPASNNPVLSPKANDPMGVPISALIFGGRRSNTVPLVLQAFNWTHGVFLGATMGSETTAAATGKVGVVRRDPMAMLPFCGYHMGDYLQHWLDMQKKITHPPKIFQVNWFRQDKNGKFIWPGFGENMRVLEWIVNRVHGRVPTEETLLGWVPRADQGLNLKGLDMSQEAVAEVTSIKEDEWKAELKSQEPFFESLGLKAPEALTLQRKLLISRLGS
- the gspG gene encoding type II secretion system major pseudopilin GspG, with translation MSLKKTRSTQRRRPRGMTLIEIMVVITILGLIMAAVGVAVIPQLDEARRDTARLDIANLHNALKLYYAKKGKFPDTSTGLRALVETQTLEQMPRDPWGNEYVYLSEGGKPVITSYGADSSPGGEGADADVSSRDLQKDAVAHR